ATGACGAACGTCGAGTTGGTCCGCTCGACTTCGGGGATCGACTCGAAGTCACGGACGAGCCGTTCGACGTCGTCGCTGTCGGGGAGGCGGGCGACGACGACGAAGTCCGTCTCGCCCATCGTGAAGTACAGCTGCGTGACGCCCTCGACGGCGAGGAGCTTCTCCGAGATGTCCTCGTAGCGGTCGTAGTCCGCGAGCACCTCGACGATGACTGTCACGCCCAGTCCGACGGCGTCGAGATCGAGGTCGTAGAGGTCGTTCTCGATGACGCCCGCCTCGCGGAGGTTGTTCAGCCGGTAGTGGATCGTCGAGACCGGGATGCCCGTCTCCTCGTGGAGCCGATCCGGGCTCCCCGTCCCGAGGTCCGAGATGGCCTTCAACAGCCTGACGTCGCGTTCGTCCATGCACCCCGCTACCGGCCTGGGGGTCTTGAATCTCCGTATCACCTCGACCGCGTCCGCGCGAGCGACAGCCAACGAACCGCGCCGAACTGGGAGGAACATTCAACAACAACTCGTCTCTTTGTAGAAGCATTTAACAACTCTCCGGCTCTGAAACCGAAGTAGATTCGATAGAATGAGATTCGGCCAAAGAAACCTCCAATCTGCACCGGTTCTGTTCGTCCTCCTTGCGACCATCTGGGGTGGGTCGTTCGTCGCGATCGAGGTCGGACTCGAACGCCTCCCTCCGCTGTTGTTCGCCGCGCTCCGCTACGATGTCGCGGGCGCGATCGTCCTCGGCTACGCGGCGATCACCCGCGAGCGGTGGCTCCCGACCCGACGCTCGGAGTGGCTCTCGGTCGCCGTCGACGGCGTCTTGCTCATCGCCGCCTTCCACGCGCTGTTGTACCTCGGCCAGGGCTACGTCTCGGGAGCCATCGCCGCCATCGTCGTCAGCCTGGTTCCGCTCCTGACGGTCCTGTTCGACTACTCCCTGCTCGGTGACGGGGACGTCGACACCGTCGGCGGTGCCGGGCTCGCGTTCGGCTTCGTCGGCGTCGCCGTCGTCGCGAACCCCACCGCGATCGGGTTCGGCTCGACGGCGCTCGTCGGCGTCACGCTCGTCTTCCTCGCCGCGGCGAGTTTCGCGTTCGGCAGCGTCGCCAGCCGTCCGCTCCGGAGCCGACTCCCCGCGACCGCACACATCGCCTGGACGATGCTCGCCGGGGGAGTCGTCCTCCACGTCGCCAGCGCCGTCCGCGGCGAGGCGTGGGCGGCCACTTGGACCCCGACCCTGTTCGCCGCGTTCGCGTATCTCGTCCTCGCGTCGAGCGTCTTCGGCTACCTGCTCTACTTCGAGCTCCTCGATCGGGTCGGCCCCGCCGAACTCAACCTGGTCAACTACCTCGTCCCGGTCGTCGCGGCGGTCGTGAGCTGGGCTCTCCTGGGGCAGGTCCTCGGCGCGACTGCCGTGACTGGCTTCGCCGTCGTGTTCGTCGGCTTCGCGCTCCTCAAACGCGATACGCTCTGCCGGCTCGTCAGATCACGCCGCGCCGTCCCCGACTGCTGAGCCGGTCCTCGGGCGGATCGCCCGGCGATCACGTCTCCACCGAGCGACGACAGGCTATTGGGTCCGACCGGCGAACCCTCGGCCATGACCGTCTTCTTCGAGGACCTCGCGGTCGGCGACACGTTCGCGCTCGACTCGTACGACGTGACCGAGTCGGAGATCCGTGAGTTCGCCGAAAAGTACGACCCACAGTGGTTCCACACCGACCCAGAGCGCGCCCGCGAAGAGTCGATCTACGGCGGGCTCATCGCGAGCGGGTGGCACACAACCGCGATGACGATGCGGCTGCTCGTCGACGGCTTCTTCGCCGACTCGGCCGCGCTCGGGGCGAAAGGCGTCGACGAACTCCGCTGGCGCAGGCCCGTCACGCCGGGCGATACGCTCACCGCGACGATCGAGGTGGTCGATCGCGAGGCCGAACGGCCCGAGCGCGGGCTCGTCCGCCTGTCGATCGTGACGACGAACGACGCCGACGAGACGGTGTGTTCGATGCTCGCCGACGTGCTGTTCGCCCGCCGCGAGCGCTAGCTCAGGAGTCGGGCGGATCGACCCGCTCCGTGGCCTTCCGGAACAGGCCGGTGAGCGTGGTGATCTCGCGCTCAGTGGGGTGGGCGCGCCCGACGAGTCGCCGCATCATCCGCAGGGTCTTCTCGCGCTTGTGCTCGCGGTGTTCGACGCCGGCGAGGAAGGAGCCGAAGAACTCGTGAAATCGGTCGATATCGGCCTCGGCCGCGCGCTCGCGCTCGACGTCCGGCAACTGCGTTCGGTCGCCGTCGGGCCCGAGCGTGAGCGTCCGCAACTCGTACAGCGCGACGGTCGCGGCCTGGCCGAGGTTCAACACGGGGTACTCAGCGGAGGCGGGGATCGAACACACCTCGTCGAGCCGTTCGAGTTCGGCGTTCGACAGCCCCGTCCCCTCCCGGCCGAAGACGAGCGCCGTCCGCGTCTCCACCGCGGCGAGCGAGTCGGCGAGCTCGCTCGGCGTTCGGAACGGAAAGCGGACGTGCCGGCGGGCGTCCTCGTTGGTGATCGCGGTGAACCCGACCGTGTGGTACCCTTCGACGACCTCGTCGAACGTCACCTCGTCGGCCGCCGGCAGGACGTCCTCGCGGGCGTGGCCGGCGAAGCCGTACGCCTCGCTCTCGCGGTCGATCTCGGGGGGGTCGACGAGCTTGAGGTCCGAGAAGCCGAAGTTCTTCATCGCGCGGGCGATGGTCCCGACGTTCCCCGGCGTCTGCGGCTCGACCACGACGACCACGGGCGCGGCGGGCGGCTCCGAGCTCATCGCGTCGGGTAGTCCGCTCCGAAGTCGACGTCGGCGAACTCCCGGTCGGTCTCGCTCTCCTCGTCGCCCGCGTCGGCGTCGTCGCCCTCTTCATCGGTGTCGTCGGCCCCGTCGCCCGTTCCGCGGTCGAGTCCCGTTCCCTCGCGGAGGTCGATCCGCTCGCCCTCGAACTCGTTCGCCTCCTCGAGCCGCCGC
This Salinigranum marinum DNA region includes the following protein-coding sequences:
- a CDS encoding Lrp/AsnC family transcriptional regulator, coding for MDERDVRLLKAISDLGTGSPDRLHEETGIPVSTIHYRLNNLREAGVIENDLYDLDLDAVGLGVTVIVEVLADYDRYEDISEKLLAVEGVTQLYFTMGETDFVVVARLPDSDDVERLVRDFESIPEVERTNSTFVIASLRDSARPLQSYGLDSLLEALVDE
- a CDS encoding MaoC family dehydratase → MTVFFEDLAVGDTFALDSYDVTESEIREFAEKYDPQWFHTDPERAREESIYGGLIASGWHTTAMTMRLLVDGFFADSAALGAKGVDELRWRRPVTPGDTLTATIEVVDREAERPERGLVRLSIVTTNDADETVCSMLADVLFARRER
- a CDS encoding RNA methyltransferase; the encoded protein is MSSEPPAAPVVVVVEPQTPGNVGTIARAMKNFGFSDLKLVDPPEIDRESEAYGFAGHAREDVLPAADEVTFDEVVEGYHTVGFTAITNEDARRHVRFPFRTPSELADSLAAVETRTALVFGREGTGLSNAELERLDEVCSIPASAEYPVLNLGQAATVALYELRTLTLGPDGDRTQLPDVERERAAEADIDRFHEFFGSFLAGVEHREHKREKTLRMMRRLVGRAHPTEREITTLTGLFRKATERVDPPDS
- a CDS encoding DMT family transporter; its protein translation is MRFGQRNLQSAPVLFVLLATIWGGSFVAIEVGLERLPPLLFAALRYDVAGAIVLGYAAITRERWLPTRRSEWLSVAVDGVLLIAAFHALLYLGQGYVSGAIAAIVVSLVPLLTVLFDYSLLGDGDVDTVGGAGLAFGFVGVAVVANPTAIGFGSTALVGVTLVFLAAASFAFGSVASRPLRSRLPATAHIAWTMLAGGVVLHVASAVRGEAWAATWTPTLFAAFAYLVLASSVFGYLLYFELLDRVGPAELNLVNYLVPVVAAVVSWALLGQVLGATAVTGFAVVFVGFALLKRDTLCRLVRSRRAVPDC